The following are encoded together in the Daucus carota subsp. sativus chromosome 5, DH1 v3.0, whole genome shotgun sequence genome:
- the LOC108220406 gene encoding uncharacterized protein LOC108220406 isoform X1, translated as MAIAEPTNNSPSYIDKLVVPGDVVLDLSSMSNQTIKLGGGLRQDCDSITAMKAGMLRFSKPNKYWVESSQKRYVPSAGDAVLGIVVDTKAENFLIDIKGPALAYLPVLAFEGGTRRNIPKFEVGTLIYVRVVKANIGMNPDLSCMDASGKAAEFGPLKDGYMFETSTGLSRMLLSSPACPVLEALGKKLSFEIAVGLNGRVWVNAAAPSTVILVSNAIMNSETLTSVQQKLMVDKLLQRTQ; from the exons ATGGCGATTGCTGAGCCTACAAATAATTCACCAAGCTACATCGACAAATTAGTC GTACCAGGAGATGTTGTACTCGATCTCTCTTCAATGTCTAATCAAACAATTAAGCTCGGCGGTGGTCTCCGTCag GACTGTGATTCGATAACTGCCATGAAGGCGGGTATGTTGAGGTTCTCGAAGCCGAACAAGTACTGGGTTGAAAGCTCCCAGAAACGG TATGTGCCTTCTGCAGGAGATGCTGTTCTTGGCATTGTTGTGGATACTAAAGCAGAA AACTTTCTTATTGACATAAAAGGACCTGCATTGGCATATTTACCTGTTCTTGCATTTGAGGGAGGAACTAGGAGAAATATTCCCAAGTTTGAG GTAGGTACACTGATATATGTTCGTGTAGTCAAGGCCAATATTGGCATGAACCCGGATCTCTCATGCATGGACG CCAGTGGGAAGGCAGCAGAATTTGGGCCACTTAAGGATGGTTACATGTTTGAGACATCAACAGGCCTTTCAAGAAT GTTGCTAAGCTCTCCAGCTTGTCCAGTTCTTGAAGCACTTGGCAAGAAGCTCTCATTTGAGATTGCAGTTGGCTTAAATGGCCGTGTTTGG GTGAATGCTGCAGCTCCATCCACTGTCATCCTCGTCTCTAACGCAATCATGAATTCTGAGACTTTGACCAGTGTACAGCAAAAACTTATGGTAGACAAACTGCTCCAGAGAACGCAGTAG
- the LOC108220406 gene encoding uncharacterized protein LOC108220406 isoform X2 codes for MSNQTIKLGGGLRQDCDSITAMKAGMLRFSKPNKYWVESSQKRYVPSAGDAVLGIVVDTKAENFLIDIKGPALAYLPVLAFEGGTRRNIPKFEVGTLIYVRVVKANIGMNPDLSCMDASGKAAEFGPLKDGYMFETSTGLSRMLLSSPACPVLEALGKKLSFEIAVGLNGRVWVNAAAPSTVILVSNAIMNSETLTSVQQKLMVDKLLQRTQ; via the exons ATGTCTAATCAAACAATTAAGCTCGGCGGTGGTCTCCGTCag GACTGTGATTCGATAACTGCCATGAAGGCGGGTATGTTGAGGTTCTCGAAGCCGAACAAGTACTGGGTTGAAAGCTCCCAGAAACGG TATGTGCCTTCTGCAGGAGATGCTGTTCTTGGCATTGTTGTGGATACTAAAGCAGAA AACTTTCTTATTGACATAAAAGGACCTGCATTGGCATATTTACCTGTTCTTGCATTTGAGGGAGGAACTAGGAGAAATATTCCCAAGTTTGAG GTAGGTACACTGATATATGTTCGTGTAGTCAAGGCCAATATTGGCATGAACCCGGATCTCTCATGCATGGACG CCAGTGGGAAGGCAGCAGAATTTGGGCCACTTAAGGATGGTTACATGTTTGAGACATCAACAGGCCTTTCAAGAAT GTTGCTAAGCTCTCCAGCTTGTCCAGTTCTTGAAGCACTTGGCAAGAAGCTCTCATTTGAGATTGCAGTTGGCTTAAATGGCCGTGTTTGG GTGAATGCTGCAGCTCCATCCACTGTCATCCTCGTCTCTAACGCAATCATGAATTCTGAGACTTTGACCAGTGTACAGCAAAAACTTATGGTAGACAAACTGCTCCAGAGAACGCAGTAG